In a genomic window of Saccharothrix sp. HUAS TT1:
- a CDS encoding RidA family protein: MSKTEIRTADAPTPVAAFSQGVRKGPVLQVAGQVAFDPATGAVVGDTVAEQTRQALRNVVAVLAAGGASLADVVMLRVYLTDTAHFAEMNAAYGEFVTEEPFPARTTVYVGLPAGLLVEIDALAVVD, from the coding sequence ATGTCGAAGACCGAGATCAGGACCGCCGACGCGCCCACCCCGGTGGCCGCGTTCTCCCAGGGCGTCCGCAAGGGCCCGGTGCTCCAGGTGGCGGGCCAGGTCGCGTTCGACCCGGCCACCGGCGCCGTCGTGGGCGACACCGTGGCCGAGCAGACCCGCCAAGCCCTGCGCAACGTCGTCGCCGTGCTCGCGGCGGGCGGCGCGTCCCTGGCCGACGTGGTGATGCTCCGCGTCTACCTCACCGACACCGCGCACTTCGCCGAGATGAACGCCGCCTACGGCGAGTTCGTCACCGAGGAGCCGTTCCCGGCCCGCACCACCGTCTACGTCGGGCTGCCGGCCGGGCTGCTG